The genomic interval tgttatatattaattaataatcatattctaattatatttttttaattgttattaaaagggagaaaaaaataattaatataaaatatatttgatgtatgaaaaattacttttaaatttagaaattcttttaaaagtaattgtagctaaattctaattatCTAATCTACTGTGATGACATTTTATGTTCTAATaactaaatttttaatagatttaacttttattaatttattgagatGCTCTTGCTAcggtaatgaaaaaaaatttcagctttttccttgaattaaAAGGAAAGCCTGTAGAAGAGAGGATACCTGGCTGGGACGTTGCTTGGCGTGggggttttgaattttttagagGTCCCcgtattattattacttatcttttgtttttttttttatatactaaaattattttttttacacgaATGGGCCCAATTTGCACAGTCGCACGTGATTTGGTAGGGGGTGGTGTCAGCGACCCATGTGAGTGCTTTACTTCGTGtcaaaaaactaaaacagacGGTAGTCAATGCCACGTGGCGAGAATCTAGTGTTGCTTATATTTACCAGGACGCTTCGTCCGGCGGAGTAATGGATTAGATACGTtggactttctttttttaatttttttatttggctaCATAACGTGAGAGCACGTGCCCGACGGTCACGTGAGTTATGGGCGAAGCACCTGCGATTTTATCCCCCTGTTGGCAAATAACAAGAGAGGCGGGATTCATCCATTAGTGCCTTGGCAATGCATTCAAGAGCCGTTGCTGTTGTACTTGTACCATTTATTCCAATTTCCATCCCATTCCTACTCAAATTGCTgttgattataatttattattttcactcGTAAGGTTGCTAGTATTTGAAGTAGTCTTCTATTCGAGTATAAAGGCACAATATCAGAGCATCATctccaaaatatattattttgtgaattttatattttctgataAATCATTCgtttgttttatattaatggaaaatgtaatatattagattattatattgtatttatatattaaaatcaatgaaaaaagTATGGGAATTTTTGTATGCGTTGGGCGGGCTTTAAATCTTGAAGCAAATGGGTTTAATCGACAAAGCTTCCCCGTCCATCAAGAATCGTCTCAGCTTGGGCCGGGCTATTTCCCCCCCAGCCTTTAGGCCTTAGGCCTGCCCCTGATTTTGTTATACCAAAACGACTTGTAGTATAGATATGAAAAGAACGAAGATGACTAATAACTGTTGGAGATACAAAAGCAGtagcatttttaatttttattaaaaacaggCGACCTTTTGGGCCAACAACAAGATCGAAAGAAGCCCTTATTAACTAAATTTAAGCTGGGCTTGTGGTCTATTTGTAACTATACTCAGTCTCTTAAAATACCTTTTAGACCTGGTTACGAGATCCGGTCCATTTCTACATTAGTAACGAGCCACAAGCTTAGTCACGCTCCTGAAGCAGGCGCGTAAGCCTATCAAGTTTCAAACTGCCACGTCAGACACGCATGttcagttaaaaaataaaataaaaacgagagagagattTTACGTTTGCGTCACACATCACACAGTGGCGCCGCCGAATAATCtgatttgaataaataaatattaaacgACAGCTCATACTATGAGGGTGACCGTACCAAATGATGAACACCCCAGCTAAGGGCTTATGTGGGCCCGTTCTCTATTACCTCGCCGCTTGTGGGGCCCCTCCCTATTTTCCTTGTCGGCCCACGCTCACCGGCAACCTTTTTGTATCGACTCCCCCACATTAACTTTGTGCTTGGCGATGTAGGGCTAAAGTAGAATTTCACTTTTGGTCGCTGGCGTGCCTTCTCGAGTCCACGACTACAACGTGTACCAGTACTCACGCATCAGCCTCTGTTTCTGTATGGCAGTTGTATATATACATTATCCCCGTGACCACATACAAGgtgaaaaattatcattataCTACTTACCTTCTCGTTTTATTTTCtgatattgaattatttattaattaataacagaatttatcttttaaaaataactcttatttttttaaaaataaatattttaattataaaattatcatagaTTTAAGAAATCACGTACGTCAGTATATCTCGTTGAATTCAATGTGGAAAGAGCAGGAATAAACGGGGGGAAATAATGGAATGAAAGATGGGTTATTCGAATAGGCAGAGGGAAAAGGACAATGAGGGGAGCAAAGGACAAAAGAATAAGGGCGCGTCGGTGGCACACAGAAAAGGATGAGAGAGGAGAGGGTTGGGAGTTGGGAGTGAGTGTGGGAGAGAGGTTAAAAAGTGCGTAACGTTGACGAAGCCACAACTTCACGCTTTCCAAAGGCGTGGAGGGAATGTCCGGTCGGGTGCCGGTACTCTCTGACACGCCGAAAGATTATGCCACGCGTTCCTCCTCTAGTGGTCCCCATCTACATTCACCCATGTTCCGCCGAACCACCTTAGTGGTCCCTCCGTATATGCTTTCTGAATtgacaataataaaatactcttaaacaaaaatagaaaataaataaaagaataatcaGTCGCATCTATTTAACTGGACTGGACAAAAGGCCGTCACGTCGATTCAACCTAATTTGGTAAAACAGTATAAtctctaacaaagaaataggtTTCATTCATCCTTTATGCAAATTCTGATGAGAATAAAGACAAAGTTATAtggaaaatgttattttgttcttgtaattttttcctttttaaggttaagtttaaatgttgaattttattgagttgaaatgataaaatattatttttttaatattattattattttgttatttaaaaaagttaaattatttattatattttatgttgagatttaaaaaaattataatgattaattgagatgaatttagattcCAAACgaaacaatgttttaaaaaaattatcatcaatatataattatatttgtgtatttttatttttatttttagggatTCTTTTGATTGTTAGTTTACAttcagttgagttgagttgagttcgaTTTAGACCTcttctaatatctaaatactcaattttcaagttaaaaaattcatttcaactcaaaacctctttacacgtgagacccacaatattttttaactcaacacttctttatacataaaatccacaatcttttttaacttttcataaatacatttaaactcatcttaacatctaaacacatcttaGATAGACTCTataaaactcactccaccatctcaacttattatttttcatagatAACTTAATTCAATTCGACATCTAAACACTGCCTAAAAATTACAATTGTACCAAAGACACACCTAACTATAAGAGTTAGGCGTCATAGTAAAAAGACCCAAATTATATTAGGGGCAGGTATATATTGGGTGTATGGGtctattttgtaataataaaaaattataatttaatatatctcGATAAGCTATATTAATtcgtaaattttatttttataaaaaaattttgtaaataaaatatttttcttttatttggtcCCATAAATTCATAATGGATGATGTCATTTATAGACTATTGGCAAGATGTCTCTACTcattttgcaaaagaaaaaaatttaaggaaaCGCTTACTCCACCgtagcatatatatacatatataagttgttatttttttaatttattattcttgtcatccatattcatatatattatgtagcacattttaagtaattactatttgacacatgaaaatataaaatatgaacgtCAACAAATATGATTAAGAGTTAACAACGTTTTATACATAAAGTAACACtagtaatttgatcataactAAATATCTATATTACCAGAgaagtgtcttttttttttctttatcaaccCGTAATCCCATGCAGTGGCATCCATTACAAAAGATAcaatatattaacaataaaattaattgcaCAATTAATACTtgattttttacaaatcaagaatgtaataataaaagaaaaatcaagaaagtggaatatataaaagagttttattacTCACTTTTAcactctttatatattttattaatatgatttattagaataattattttatatttaaaaaaatacttaactaatcatattaataaagtatataaaaaatatataaaaataagtacatgtaaaatttatatatataaaaatggtaGGGGATAGTGGGGAGCTAAATTGTAACCTCgcgcgtgagagagagagggcggtGTTTACAAAATGAAATATGGGTCCATCCTCGAGGATATGGTCTGCTGGTGGTGGCGTTGAACTCACGCAACACATATGGGTACGACACCTGTCATCCTCTCACCAGCTTAAACCCTCACCAGcacaacacaacacaaatatatGCAAAGGTGGTATCTTTTTTGTTAAGCTTTTATAAATTCTATGGTACTGGCGTGAGTGGCGGGGAATGTTACCTCTTTTACCAGCCCACATCCTTTTGCCACCGCTGTTGACATCTTTTGTTGTTTATAAACAAAACATGTACACCACTCACATAATACATAgcctttttcttttgagttaGGCCATTATGTATTCATGTTCCCACCTTATCTTTTAACCCCAAATCACGACACTTTTATTGGCCATTTCTGACTAAACCAATTGGGTTTGCCCAAAAAcaaacaatttatatatatatatatatattcaaagatTTTAAACGTTTATTTTGGGGGGGAGGggtctatatacatatatatatatatatatatatatatatatatctttggaTGCCATCACCCGGCCCCAAGAATCAAAAGTCCCCACCTAAGTTGGTCTGccattttctatgttttttaagCAATTATTTGCACTTTCCTTTTCATGGTGCCcaattttgaataaaactcaAAGGGAGGCCGGtttggaatttttattttacttctggTTCAGACGACCTAATTTCATTGGCATATTATAATCTTAGCtagcatatataataaataaggaATCAATCATGCATGAATCGACCCATGATCGATCTTCCAAACTTGTTTGAAAGGTCGTACTGTAACTGATCTTTACCATGGTCTTGAATATGATCAGTTATAATTAGGCTTATAACATTAGTACCTTTTAAGATCAACTATATTATTAAATTGTATTCAAACTCGTTCGTTTGAAGTTATTTTCAagggttttcaaattttaaggccgggagatattatatatatatattattgtggtTCAAGTAAAAGACCACACATTAGTTTGTTAATATCAGGCCCTTGTATTGACCATTTCACTTTTTAATTCAATCATTAATTCTTAGAAATGTAATGATCATTGTATTTGATTGATTCTATTCACTTTATATGAAATGATCGAATTGAGTTTTAATTCATTCCCACCTTGGATCGAGTAGTACTACATACGACCTCTTAGCTAGCTTGTATATATCTTAAACACCATAAATGATAAAACCCtatctttaaaagttataagATAAATCATGCAAGTAAATACTCTTTTAAGATTAAATAATTTCCTTGgacttacttatttactatatGATCAacattaatttgttttatatatgagCGAAATGTCTTGAAGTTAGTTAACGTTGGTGACAAGTTTGGTAAGATATTTTTGACTAAAAATCGAGTGCTTAAATTTTCTTTCAACTGAAGATCATGTCGTTTTGAACTTTGATCAAGTGAATAGGAGCGAGCTAGTTTAGACTTATTTTCATTTAGTTCTGATGTTTTAACAATAATGGGCCGATGCAATATGTCATGATCAGATagggtatattatatataattgatatataggaagaagaaaaaaatacacacgTCGATAAACttataatacattaatatactcTCCCTCCCTTTAAATGGattggaaaaattattattgggCGTTTCACAATTTGcctttgaaaaattaattatatattcttcttcttagatcttgaatatatatatatatatatatatatatatatatatgtatattaagaAGAGTATGTACTATATTCAATACAGATTCATGAAGAGATCAGCACATCATCATGTAGACGGTACGTTAATGAGTCGTtgatatctaatattatatttaaacaatctAACTCGATTGTGTATTTGGAGAATTCTTCATGTGAATGGAAGAACTGATACTAGCCTAATCAGCAAAGTGAGGAAAGAGAAGGATAAGAAAAAAGGAGCTAATTTTCATGCTGATCATCACCCGAAGTGGAGAGGTGGCGTTGCCGTCCAAACATGCTCACATAACGCACGCGTTGCGAAGTTGGAGTTTGGGTCGTATTGCTTTATTCAATCACAAGTCACACACTACACACTACacagggagggagagagagaaggggggggaGGCCGAGGGAGGTGGAGATTTAAGTATGTTGGACAGTGCGAAACAAACAAAGGAGTTTGAAAGGAAACAACAGCAGCTAGCAGCAAAAGCAACAGGCAAACGCTAAACAGAGCAAGAGAAAGCGGAGCAAAGATTGATGtgaaaataaaacagaaaaaaataaaatggtctctctcatttattttctttctgtcTGGTATTTGGGGTTTCTCCTGTAAGATTCCCAAATCCCAATATTCCTGCTCCTATAAGTCCTCAAACTCGAAATATACTGCCCacaactctttttcttttctctgatAAAAACATACGAAAGCACAAACTCCTGAACTGGTGCCAGGTCTGTCTCTTCGGTATTATAACCTCCATGGCTCCACAAACCTTGTCTTGATCCCTTCGCTTTTCTCGCTTATTCTCGTAAGCGAAATCACAGACGGTAATCCTATTCTTTGCGCTGTATTATCTTAATTAAGATCTgaactttctttttccttttcttctctgaGTAGTTTTGTATTCTgatttgttctttctttctttgtggGTGAAAGTGAAGTGGCCGGGGATGATGGCGGTGAGTTCGGCCTGCAAAGATGGCAATAAGGACGGGTTGGATAACGGCAAGTATGTTCGGTACACACCTGAGCAAGTTGAGGCGCTCGAAAGACTCTACCACGACTGCCCCAAACCCAGCTCCATGCGCCGTCAACAGCTTATAAGGGAATGTCCTATTCTCTCCAACATCGAGCCCAAGCAGATCAAAGTTTGGTTCCAAAACCGAAGGTATCGTATTTTCGTCTACTTGTAGTAGTGTTCAGAATTGCAACGGGTTGTTGGTGTTGATATCTGAATTTTGGATGGTTCCACAAagctttaatttacatttagcAAAGGACATGGGAGATAAGTAAAAACAGCAAAAACTGGGGATGCGCTGCTTCGTTATGGTCTTCTGCATCTGTTTTGCTATGAGATGCAAAATTCAATCCGAATCAGAAAATTAGTTTATTCGTGTCAAAAAgaatttttgtttggttgttagaAATTGGAAGCAGTCAATTAGCACCTAAAAGGAAATCATGTTTTCAACTTTACTTGTGTTCCtcatgtgttttattttggttCACCCTGAACtatcataattttttctcaatatgaGGTGGGCGATATGCACTGGATGTGTCGATcgaggttttattttttatttttttgggtcttCCAagccaagaaatatatattatatttctcttttcaGCTATATGAAGTAATCAATTTTTTAGTGAGGGAGTGAATTTGCGGGCTGACCTATGTGTTATATGTTTCTCTGCTGGAACAGATGTAGAGAGAAGCAGCGAAAAGAGGCATCACGCCTACAAGCTGTGAATAGGAAGTTATCTGCGATGAATAAGCTTCTGATGGAGGAAAATGATCGGTTGCAGAAGCAGGTGTCACAGCTCGTGTACGAGAACAGTTATTTCCGCCAACATACACAAAATGTAGGGAATTCTAGATCATCCACTTATTATCGTTTGCCGGTCTGTTTGGTTGCTTTTTTGGttagaaaatgaaggaagagtgaaaaaacCAATTTTAATGTTTCAAGTCCTTCTCGTTTTGGCTCATAAGGAAATGAAATTAACCACTTAACCTGAGGCTGAGTCTTATAGTTTCAGTGATTCTATTAAtgtttcttataaaattttcttttgtctATTGTTACGAAGTTTtcccattttgatttttgaCTTACGTTTCCGTGCTTTAATTTGCAGGCAACCTTAGCCACCACAGACACGAGTTGTGAGTCGGTGGTGACCAGTGGTCAACACCAATTGACTTCTCAGCATCCACCAAGGGATGCAAGCCCTGCAGGGTTAGTGGGAATGCTACTTCTTGTTGCGTGAATTCCTGTTCTTGTGCTCGACAATTTTCTCTTGTTCCTGTGgcttatgagattttttttgtatgttttctaGACTCATGTCCCTTGCAGAGGAGACTTTAACAGAGTTTCTTTCAAAGGCCACCGGAACTGCTGTGGAGTGGGTCCAAATGCCTGGGATGAAGGTAACTGGTCTCTTTCCTATCATTATTCAGAGCGTTGAACCTTATTCCAGCTAATTTTTGTCATAGTCGACTAAGGTAAATTAACAGAACCCTTGATGACCCTCTAAGCAACGTCTTGCATATACAAATCGTCGATCTATTCTTTAAAATCTCCCCCTTTACCCCAATCTACTCCTTTTTTTATATGTCTTCTTAAGGAATGCAATCAAGTAATCAGTACTGctacttgttttattttcttctacacGATGGTCTATAATTTGAAAAGATATAGGCTTTCAAAGTAATCATGTAGAAAACCTTTCCTCCCCCTAATCTTTCCTTCCTTGACCTcctaatttttgaaattaagatCATGTAGATAAAGAGAGGAAGTAATCATCCTAGCTTTCTTTTGAAATCATCCAAACTGGATAATTTGTTCCTTGGTAGACCAAAACTCCCTCTATCTTGATATCTTATCTTCTATGATTTCCTTCTGTCTCTTCACGAAGACAATGGAACTTGATTTACATTTTTATCTTAATGCACCAATTTAGACGGTTTCTGAAACTCTTCTAAGTAACAAGTATTCCCGAATTCCTAGCCCTTGATGTAATTTTCTAATCTGTGCAGCCTGGTCCGGATTCCATTGGAATCATTGCTATTTCTCATGGTTGCCCTGGAGTGGCAGCACGTGCATGTGGCCTTGTTGGTCTAGAACCTTCGAGAGTATGTTCTGCTGATCGATTGTTAAAACATTTTCCGGTTGGAGATTTATGGAATGTTTGACTCATGACTACGTTTTATGTAGGTCGCCGAAATCCTCAAAGATCGGCATTCATGGTTCCGTGGTTGCCGAGCTGTGGATGTCTTAAATGCGTTGTCCACTGGAAATGGTGGAACCATTGAACTTCTTTACATGCAGGTAGCTGCTAGTATTTTATCGGCCGTCGTTTCCGATTTAgtagtaattatatatagacCTGTTTAACAAATTAGGATTTCACTGTCTTCATTTAGCTATATGCACCTACAACTTTGGCACCGGCTCGTGACTTCTGGTTGCTGCGCTACACATCTGTTTTAGAGGATGGTAGTCTTGTGGTATGCAACAAACTCAATAACAATggtgttttcatgtttttgccATGCCTTGCTGCCTGAAACTTGCTAAGAATCTTTATGATTGTATGGTGTGTATTAGGTCTGTGAAAGATCACTTAACAACACTCAGAATGGCCCGAGCATGCCAGCTGTGCAACAATTTGTGAGAGCAGAAATGCTACCCAGTGGGTATCTGATTAGACCTTGTGAAGGGGGTGGATCAATTATTCATATAGTAGATCATATGGATTTAGAGGTGCGCAGATTTTCTTGGTTTGTATGCTGAAGCAAACTCATTCCTTTGCATGACACTCATAATCGTTTTGACTTGATGTTTTCTTAAACTAGCCTTGGAGTGTACCTGAAGTGTTGCGCCCGCTTTACGAATCTTCAACACTACTTGCTCAGAAGACAACGATGGCGGTAAGACTTCTTCCCCTCAGAGCCATCTAATCATCTTAGATTTTACATGCTCGTACTGTTTCAATGAACTGGAACTACAACATGTTGAGATTTTTTAGctgaataagatatttttttttttttgggttggggGGAGGGGATCAGAACTGTAACTGCAAATTATCTCATGCTCTGAATAACATTGTCATTTCACTCAGGCCTTGCGCCATTTGAGGCAGATCTCTCAAGAagtttctcagcaaccaaatgTCACTGGTTGGGGGAGGAGACCTGCAGCTTTACGTGCTCTTAGCCAGAGATTGAGCAAGTACActcaattttttcttcaaattattccTCTAAATAATCGATTGACTTTGATATTTGGGAATCTAACACACTACTGTACAGGGGGTTTAACGAAGCAGTTAATGGGTTTACAGTTGAGGGATGGTCTATGTTAGAAAGTGATGGCATTGATGATGTTACCGTTCTTGTGAACTCATCTCCTGCAAAGATGATGGGTGGAGATATTTCTTATGCTAATGGATTTCCGTCTATGAGCAATGCGGTGCTATGTGCAAAAGCTTCCATGTTATTACAAGTAAggataaaatatcaacaatgaCACCAAGGAATTTGCTgaactcaaaattaaaaatcaagtttttcttCTGCAATGGCATGaccttaaataataaaaagaatacaacaATATATCTATTTCTTGGTGAATATGGTTTCACGAGTGTCAAGTTGCGTCAGAAGTGTAAAGTATGTCAAACAAACTAGTATGATTTTGGGTATTAGGGAAATGATGGAGAATGATCACTCAATGACTTTTGTGATTCATGTCTCTCTGGGCCAACTGTGTGAGCTGTATGTGAATTTGGATCCAAGCTCTCAACGAAAGGAACTCATGACGGCCCTGGTTAAACACTTCTGATATGCTATAGGTAGAGCAGTTTAAGTGGCAAATATAATTGTTAAAACCCCTACATATCAATGACCCGAAAAATCAAGTATATATCTAGTCTGCATCAGGTTAACAAATATGGGGAAATTCCAACGACAATTTAAAGGACATTCTTGCTAAAACATCAGTTAAATTATCTTTATTGTATTTAGTCTTGACTCATACTTTCTTTCTATTCTTGTAGAATGTGCCTCCTGCAGTACTTCTTAGATTTCTGCGAGAACACCGGTCGGAGTGGGCAGACAGCAGTATTGATGCGTATTCAGCTGCTGCCATTAAGGCTGGTCCTTCTAGCTTACTAGGAGTTCGAACTGCAAGTTTTGGAAGTCAGGTCATTCTTCCGCTGGCTCACACAATTGAGCATGAAGAGGCAAGTGATTCAGTGCCAAACTATAGTCACCAGTATAATCAGCCTTCAACCCCTTTCCCcacaaactctaaaaaaaagtGTCTGTTTTTCTGTTTTGCTGCCATTTTTGTGAATCATCATGATTTGGTACTATCCAATGCCTTCCCCccaatttgataaaatttggtTTTTTGAAAACAGTTTATGGAGGTCATTAAGCTTGAAAGTATGGGCCACTATCGAGAGGACATGATAATGGCTGGTGACATCTTCCTTTTGCAAGTAAGTAATAGTTTTCTTCCGTATGGTTGGGATTATCAGGATatcatcattatttaaactGTTTACTATCTGCAGAATAGCCCTAGAATAGGCCTCTgctttaaattttcttctttcctttttacttcTAGAGCAAGGCACTGCACAATTGAATCTTAGGCTTTGAACTCGATTTACTGTTAAGATCCATCGGCCACTAGCATTGGTTGATGATTGATGATAAGATCCATCATCCACTCGATTTATTGTTTTCACTTTGAACATTGGTTGATGATAAGATCCATCAGCCACTAGCACTAGGAAGTTAGACCTCATTCTCTTCGGGAAATGTATGATTGAACGGGGTTAATTCTATGTTTGTTTAGTTATTGTGACTAAGTAGTTAGCTTAGCAAATACCTCTGAACTACATTGATTTACTGATTAAAACTTTTTGTGGTTGCATTTATCTGCAGCTTTGTAGTGGAGTGGATGAGAATGCTGCTGGGACCTGTGCCGAGCTCATCTTTGCTCCCATCGATTCCTCTTTTTCTGATGATGCACCAATTATACCCTCCGGTTTTCGTATTATTCCTATTGACTCTGGAATTGTATGTGTTTAATCTTATATGACATAGCTTTCCATCTGCTCTTTTCTTTCCCCCATCATGTTTGAGTTTCTggattttattcttaattttatatcatttgaatATAACCCAGGACTCCTCCAGCCCAAACCGCACACTTGATCTTGCCTCTGCTCTTGAAGTTGGACCCACTGGAAACAAAGCATCTGGTGAAAATTCTGGCCAC from Juglans microcarpa x Juglans regia isolate MS1-56 chromosome 4S, Jm3101_v1.0, whole genome shotgun sequence carries:
- the LOC121262756 gene encoding homeobox-leucine zipper protein ATHB-15-like, coding for MMAVSSACKDGNKDGLDNGKYVRYTPEQVEALERLYHDCPKPSSMRRQQLIRECPILSNIEPKQIKVWFQNRRCREKQRKEASRLQAVNRKLSAMNKLLMEENDRLQKQVSQLVYENSYFRQHTQNATLATTDTSCESVVTSGQHQLTSQHPPRDASPAGLMSLAEETLTEFLSKATGTAVEWVQMPGMKPGPDSIGIIAISHGCPGVAARACGLVGLEPSRVAEILKDRHSWFRGCRAVDVLNALSTGNGGTIELLYMQLYAPTTLAPARDFWLLRYTSVLEDGSLVVCERSLNNTQNGPSMPAVQQFVRAEMLPSGYLIRPCEGGGSIIHIVDHMDLEPWSVPEVLRPLYESSTLLAQKTTMAALRHLRQISQEVSQQPNVTGWGRRPAALRALSQRLSKGFNEAVNGFTVEGWSMLESDGIDDVTVLVNSSPAKMMGGDISYANGFPSMSNAVLCAKASMLLQNVPPAVLLRFLREHRSEWADSSIDAYSAAAIKAGPSSLLGVRTASFGSQVILPLAHTIEHEEFMEVIKLESMGHYREDMIMAGDIFLLQLCSGVDENAAGTCAELIFAPIDSSFSDDAPIIPSGFRIIPIDSGIDSSSPNRTLDLASALEVGPTGNKASGENSGHCGSTKSVMTIAFQFAIEVHLQDNVAAMARQYVRSIIASVQRVALALSPSCFSSHAGFRSPPGTPEAHTLAQWICHSYRCYLGVELLSEGSESNLKTLWHHSDAVMCCSLKALPTFTFANQAGLDMLETTLVALQDITLEKIFDDNGRKILCSEFPQIMQQGFMCLQGGICLSSMGRPISYERAVAWKVLNEEENAHCICFMFINWSFV